In a genomic window of Lepisosteus oculatus isolate fLepOcu1 chromosome 3, fLepOcu1.hap2, whole genome shotgun sequence:
- the stbd1 gene encoding uncharacterized protein stbd1 produces the protein MIGGYEPSLVWGIIVMLSVWALFIVYRSLAGRRRKETGHGAAEEEDEGKESVKAEREEDSRCEPESTDQPKRHGGRVSVSQDNCVAGSRAGEAFPDVPSGAAIVRGARPRAPAADEADQLPTDACRSSSAPDPGEYPSQSPAPGKKGVDGSPKPEPGCGKTEISIMEATMNDNEWLDGTEGREARDEVDPDGPAAWQNAGSEPPQLAENPADESRAPGLPESDPVGKKVAAVPPMPQSVGVSFRVHYITRSPSQLLAVTGSHEGLGSWGRYVPLSQDKEGFWGDSIALPADCEVEWKFVLVEDGKICRWEECSNRQLDTGREVHAHKWWGYL, from the exons ATGATTGGAGGGTACGAGCCATCCCTGGTTTGGGGGATTATTGtaatgctgtctgtgtgggctTTATTCATTGTTTACAGAAGTCTGGCCGGCCGGAGACGGAAAGAAACCGGACACGGAGCGGCCGAGGAGGAAGATGAGGGGAAGGAGAGTGTGAAAGCCGAGAGGGAAGAAGACAGTCGATGCGAGCCGGAGTCAACAG ATCAGCCAAAGAGACATGGAGGCCGGGTGTCTGTGTCCCAGGACAACTGCGTTGCAGGATCCAGGGCAGGGGAAGCGTTTCCAGACGTCCCCTCCGGCGCTGCGATCGTCCGAGGGGCTCGCCCCCGCGCTCCAGCAGCCGATGAAGCGGACCAGCTCCCCACCGACGCGTGCCGTTCCAGCTCCGCGCCCGACCCCGGCGAGTATCCGAGCCAGTCCCCGGCTCCGGGGAAGAAGGGCGTGGACGGGAGCCCCAAGCCGGAGCCGGGCTGCGGGAAGACGGAAATCAGCATCATGGAGGCGACGATGAACGACAACGAGTGGCTGGACGGGACCGAGGGCCGCGAGGCTCGCGACGAAGTGGATCCGGACGGGCCCGCCGCGTGGCAGAACGCCGGCTCGGAACCCCCCCAGCTCGCCGAGAACCCGGCGGACGAATCCCGGGCCCCCGGCCTGCCGGAGTCGGATCCCGTCGGCAAGAAGGTGGCCGCCGTGCCCCCCATGCCGCAGAGCGTGGGGGTCAGCTTCCGGGTGCACTACATCACCCGCTCCCCCTCCCAGCTGCTGGCCGTCACGGGGAGCCACGAGGGGCTGGGCAGCTGGGGGCGCTACGTGCCGCTGAGCCAGGACAAGGAAGGCTTCTGGGGCGACTCCATCGCGCTCCCGGCGGATTGCGAAGTGGAGTGGAAGTTCGTGCTGGTGGAAGACGGGAAGATCTGTCGCTGGGAGGAGTGCTCCAACAGGCAGCTCGACACTGGCCGGGAGGTTCATGCGCACAAGTGGTGGGGCTACCTTTGA